A stretch of the Nitratifractor salsuginis DSM 16511 genome encodes the following:
- the pyrE gene encoding orotate phosphoribosyltransferase, which produces MDVEKIYKDAGALLEGHFILSSGNHSNRYLQSAKVLEDPKRAELLAKELARLIQESGLEVETVCAPALGGVLAGYELARALGVRSIFVERKEGQMQLRRGFEVHPGEKVLICEDIITTGGSAMEAAKIIESLGAEIVGFAALANRGFCSRSGSGKAAKPECKLPADKPFFALDDFEFEMYSPEECPMCKEGSEAVKPGSRS; this is translated from the coding sequence ATGGATGTAGAAAAGATTTACAAGGACGCCGGCGCTCTGCTGGAGGGCCATTTCATCCTCTCCAGCGGCAACCACTCCAACCGATATCTCCAGAGTGCCAAGGTTCTTGAGGATCCCAAGCGTGCAGAGCTGCTGGCCAAGGAACTGGCCCGACTCATCCAAGAGAGCGGCCTCGAAGTAGAAACGGTCTGTGCTCCCGCCCTGGGCGGGGTGCTGGCAGGATACGAGCTTGCCCGAGCCCTCGGAGTGCGCTCCATTTTCGTTGAACGCAAAGAGGGGCAGATGCAGCTGCGTCGCGGATTTGAAGTTCACCCCGGAGAAAAAGTGCTGATCTGTGAAGACATCATCACTACTGGCGGTTCCGCGATGGAGGCGGCCAAGATCATCGAAAGCCTTGGGGCCGAGATCGTAGGTTTCGCCGCCCTGGCCAATCGGGGATTCTGCAGCCGCAGCGGAAGCGGCAAAGCAGCCAAGCCGGAGTGCAAGCTCCCCGCCGATAAGCCTTTTTTCGCCCTGGATGATTTCGAATTCGAAATGTATTCTCCGGAAGAGTGCCCTATGTGCAAAGAGGGAAGCGAAGCCGTCAAACCCGGCAGCCGCAGTTAA
- the infC gene encoding translation initiation factor IF-3, producing the protein MSKQQRNTRGKRREDSVIMNDAIRARELRVVGDDKEQYGIIPRADALKIAEEKGLDLVLISPDATPPVAKIMDYGKHKYQVEKKKKEAKKNQKKIEVKEVKFSCKIADNDIAYKVKHAREFLEKGKHVKLRVFLRGREMANPELGVEVLKRVWPMIEDIGVMEKAPHQEGRYITMYVTPKKEK; encoded by the coding sequence TTGAGTAAACAACAGCGCAACACACGGGGGAAAAGAAGAGAGGACAGCGTCATTATGAATGACGCCATACGGGCACGCGAACTTCGCGTCGTCGGTGACGACAAAGAGCAATACGGGATCATCCCCCGGGCAGATGCGCTCAAGATTGCCGAAGAGAAAGGGCTTGACCTGGTCCTTATCTCCCCTGATGCCACTCCGCCGGTCGCCAAGATTATGGACTACGGGAAACATAAGTACCAGGTAGAGAAGAAGAAAAAAGAGGCGAAGAAAAACCAAAAGAAGATCGAAGTCAAAGAGGTAAAATTCTCTTGCAAGATCGCCGATAACGACATCGCCTACAAAGTCAAACATGCACGGGAGTTCCTTGAAAAGGGCAAACATGTCAAACTGAGGGTTTTCCTGCGGGGCCGTGAAATGGCCAATCCTGAATTGGGAGTGGAAGTCCTCAAACGTGTCTGGCCGATGATCGAAGATATCGGTGTTATGGAAAAAGCCCCTCACCAGGAGGGACGCTATATCACTATGTACGTGACTCCCAAGAAAGAAAAGTAA
- the thrS gene encoding threonine--tRNA ligase yields MSENIIGYINDRGELVDTQSAGDSCEGCREIFFDNSPEALEIIRHSTAHLMAQAIRELYPDAQFFVGPVVDEGFYYDFRTSEKIGEEDLKKIEKKMKELVKKKLPIEKYEISKAEAVEKFKNDDLKQAVLKNIPSETVSIYRQGDFEDLCRGPHVPNTRFLHNFKLTRVAGAYLGGDENAEMLTRIYGIAFADKESLKKWQQMMEEAKRRDHRKLGTELELFMFNEEAGAGLPFWLPKGARLRSKLEQILWRSHRRRGYEPVRGPEILKADMWRTSGHYACYGENMYLTEIDGQEYGLKPMNCIGHILIFKNSTKSYRDLPLKYFEYGVVHRHEKSGVLHGLLRVREFTQDDAHIFCTPEQIKPVVLEVVEFVDAVMKKFGFEYTMEISTKPEKAIGDDEVWEVATQALKDALDENGLEYGIDEGGGAFYGPKIDVKITDAIGRKWQCGTVQVDFNLPERFDVEYVAEDNTRKRPVMIHRAILGSFERFIAILTEHYAGEFPFFIAPTQVIFVPIAAEHTAYAKELAEALMEREIDSEIYDRNDSLNKRIRLAEKQKVPYVVIVGDEEVKNRSVAVRDRRKKEQYNLSADDFMLQLSKELQEGKI; encoded by the coding sequence GTGAGTGAAAACATCATAGGCTATATCAATGACAGGGGAGAGCTTGTCGATACCCAGAGTGCTGGCGATTCCTGCGAAGGGTGCCGGGAGATTTTCTTTGACAATTCTCCGGAGGCGCTGGAGATCATCCGTCACTCCACAGCCCACCTGATGGCACAGGCGATCCGGGAACTCTATCCCGATGCCCAATTCTTCGTCGGGCCCGTCGTGGATGAGGGATTCTATTACGACTTCCGTACTTCCGAAAAGATCGGGGAAGAGGACCTCAAAAAGATCGAAAAAAAAATGAAAGAGCTGGTCAAAAAGAAGCTCCCCATCGAAAAGTACGAGATCAGCAAAGCCGAAGCGGTCGAAAAGTTCAAAAACGACGATCTCAAACAGGCGGTATTGAAAAACATCCCTTCCGAAACCGTCTCCATCTACCGCCAGGGAGATTTTGAAGATCTCTGCCGCGGTCCCCACGTCCCCAACACCCGTTTTCTGCACAACTTCAAGCTGACCCGGGTCGCGGGAGCCTATCTGGGCGGAGATGAGAATGCCGAGATGCTCACCCGCATCTACGGCATCGCCTTTGCCGACAAGGAGTCCCTCAAAAAGTGGCAGCAGATGATGGAGGAGGCCAAACGGCGCGATCATCGCAAGCTGGGCACCGAGCTCGAACTCTTTATGTTCAACGAAGAGGCCGGAGCGGGGCTGCCCTTCTGGCTCCCCAAGGGGGCGCGTCTGCGCAGCAAACTGGAGCAGATCCTCTGGCGCTCCCATCGTCGCCGGGGTTATGAGCCGGTCCGGGGCCCCGAGATTCTCAAAGCCGATATGTGGCGCACCAGCGGCCATTACGCCTGCTACGGGGAGAATATGTACCTGACGGAGATCGACGGCCAGGAGTACGGCCTCAAGCCGATGAACTGCATCGGACATATCCTGATCTTCAAAAACTCCACCAAGAGTTACCGGGACCTTCCGCTGAAATATTTCGAGTACGGCGTCGTCCACCGCCACGAAAAGAGCGGGGTGCTCCACGGTCTGCTGAGGGTGCGGGAATTCACCCAGGACGATGCTCATATCTTCTGTACCCCCGAACAGATCAAGCCGGTGGTTCTGGAAGTGGTGGAGTTCGTCGATGCGGTGATGAAGAAGTTCGGCTTCGAGTACACGATGGAGATCTCCACCAAGCCCGAAAAGGCGATCGGAGACGACGAAGTCTGGGAGGTAGCTACCCAGGCGCTTAAGGATGCGCTGGACGAGAACGGTTTGGAGTATGGGATCGACGAGGGGGGCGGAGCTTTCTACGGTCCCAAGATCGATGTCAAGATCACCGATGCCATCGGACGGAAATGGCAGTGCGGTACGGTGCAGGTGGATTTCAACCTCCCTGAGCGTTTCGACGTGGAGTATGTCGCCGAGGACAATACCCGCAAGCGTCCGGTAATGATTCACCGGGCGATCCTGGGAAGCTTCGAGCGCTTCATTGCCATCCTGACGGAGCATTATGCCGGAGAGTTTCCCTTCTTCATCGCCCCGACCCAGGTGATCTTCGTTCCCATTGCCGCGGAGCATACCGCCTATGCCAAAGAGTTGGCCGAAGCCCTGATGGAGCGGGAGATCGACAGCGAGATCTATGACCGCAACGATTCGCTGAACAAGCGAATCCGCCTGGCGGAGAAACAGAAAGTCCCCTACGTGGTGATCGTGGGAGATGAAGAGGTAAAAAACCGTTCCGTAGCCGTCCGGGACCGCCGTAAAAAGGAGCAGTACAATCTGTCAGCCGATGATTTTATGCTACAATTAAGCAAAGAACTTCAAGAAGGGAAAATTTGA
- the purM gene encoding phosphoribosylformylglycinamidine cyclo-ligase, giving the protein MSNEKISYKDAGVDIDAGNQFVEAIKAEVKSTFDENVIGGIGSFAGAYALPQGCREPVLLSATDGVGTKLKLAIESGKLDGVGIDLVAMCVNDLICNFGTPMFFLDYYATGKLVPRDAQRVIAGIAEGCRRSECALIGGETAEMPGMYSEKDFDLAGFAVGIAERSEMDRISLVRPGQILLALPSSGIHSNGFSLVRKLLFEKLGLSFDEEFEGRPLIDVLLEPTRIYVREFKACKEHLVALAHITGGGIVENLPRVLPENVHAVIDRSKIRILPIFEYMANYVEEEEMFRTFNMGVGMIWVAEPEHVDAILERTDAYVIGELVSGERGVTLA; this is encoded by the coding sequence ATGAGCAATGAAAAGATAAGCTACAAGGATGCCGGTGTCGATATCGATGCCGGGAATCAGTTCGTCGAAGCGATCAAGGCGGAGGTCAAATCGACTTTCGATGAGAATGTCATCGGGGGTATCGGCTCTTTCGCCGGGGCCTACGCACTCCCCCAGGGGTGCCGGGAGCCGGTCCTCCTCTCCGCCACGGACGGGGTGGGGACCAAGCTCAAGCTGGCCATCGAGAGTGGCAAGCTCGACGGTGTGGGAATCGATCTGGTGGCGATGTGCGTCAACGACCTCATATGCAACTTCGGGACGCCGATGTTCTTCCTGGACTATTACGCCACCGGAAAACTCGTGCCCCGGGATGCTCAGAGAGTCATCGCCGGCATCGCCGAAGGGTGCCGCCGGAGCGAATGTGCTCTCATCGGCGGAGAAACGGCCGAGATGCCGGGGATGTACAGCGAAAAGGACTTCGATCTGGCCGGTTTCGCCGTGGGGATCGCCGAGCGCAGCGAAATGGACCGGATCAGCCTGGTGCGCCCCGGACAGATCCTTTTGGCCCTTCCCAGCTCGGGGATCCACTCCAACGGTTTCTCCCTGGTGCGCAAACTTCTTTTCGAAAAGCTGGGCCTCTCCTTTGACGAGGAGTTCGAGGGTCGTCCGCTGATCGATGTGCTGTTGGAACCGACCCGTATCTATGTCCGGGAGTTCAAAGCGTGCAAAGAGCATCTCGTGGCCCTGGCCCATATCACCGGCGGCGGGATCGTAGAGAACCTCCCCCGAGTCCTGCCCGAGAATGTCCACGCGGTCATCGACCGGTCCAAGATCCGCATCCTGCCGATCTTTGAATATATGGCCAACTACGTGGAGGAAGAGGAGATGTTCCGCACCTTCAATATGGGAGTGGGGATGATCTGGGTCGCAGAGCCCGAGCACGTCGACGCGATTTTGGAGCGGACCGATGCCTATGTCATCGGAGAACTGGTCAGTGGCGAGCGGGGTGTGACTCTGGCCTAG
- a CDS encoding MTH1187 family thiamine-binding protein has translation MSALVEFAMFPTDQTESKSAFVARVLDLVDRSGLPYQLTPMGTIIEAETVSEIFTLIEKAHAELESDCNRIYSVLKIDYRKGPVGRLQKKKASVEAKLGRKLNG, from the coding sequence ATGTCCGCCCTCGTCGAATTTGCTATGTTCCCCACCGACCAGACCGAATCCAAGAGCGCCTTTGTGGCGCGGGTCCTCGATCTCGTCGATCGCAGCGGTTTGCCCTATCAGCTCACACCTATGGGGACCATCATCGAAGCCGAAACGGTCAGCGAGATTTTTACCCTGATCGAAAAAGCTCATGCCGAATTGGAATCCGATTGCAACCGCATCTACAGCGTGCTCAAGATCGACTATCGCAAAGGGCCGGTAGGTCGGCTGCAGAAGAAAAAAGCCTCCGTCGAAGCCAAGTTGGGAAGGAAGCTCAACGGGTAG
- a CDS encoding NAD(P)/FAD-dependent oxidoreductase, which yields MLIVGAGAAGLAAAITAARRGMQVTLLEQNKEPGKKILVSGNGRCNIANHHPEPHRFHSNDPDFLRKALKGFDAERISGFLQSLGLEVEEEEEGKLFPMGRQAASVVKLLTRECQRLGVKLVTDCHVEEIIKEKEGFLIKSSCGIFRDISLLLAGGAPAAPQLGGSNRGMLMAQSLGHRLIPPRPALVALESEEAWPKKAAGVKVRARVRLAASGQTVKEKDGDLLFTDYGVSGLAVLDLSREASLRLAEWEPCDLLIDLLPQWSKERLTAFLTKRIDPHRRLPIDLWLEGVLHRKLVPIILEKSGLKLSDESQLNRKSIGRLVYAVKNLKLAVTQTRDFRYAEVATGGIDVTQVDPETMESRLVPGLYFAGEILNVDGDRGGFNFHWAWTSGIRAGISIDDG from the coding sequence ATGCTGATCGTTGGTGCCGGTGCCGCGGGCTTGGCGGCAGCCATCACGGCGGCAAGAAGAGGGATGCAAGTTACCCTGCTGGAGCAGAACAAAGAACCGGGCAAAAAGATCCTGGTCAGCGGCAACGGCCGCTGCAACATTGCCAACCACCATCCCGAGCCCCATCGTTTTCATTCCAACGATCCCGATTTTCTTCGCAAAGCCCTCAAAGGATTCGATGCTGAACGTATCTCCGGCTTTTTGCAGAGCCTGGGGCTCGAAGTGGAAGAGGAAGAGGAGGGCAAACTCTTTCCGATGGGACGCCAGGCTGCCAGTGTCGTCAAGCTCTTGACAAGGGAATGTCAACGTCTGGGTGTGAAGCTTGTCACCGATTGTCACGTAGAAGAGATCATCAAAGAAAAAGAGGGCTTCCTCATAAAAAGCAGCTGCGGAATTTTTCGGGATATCTCCCTGCTCCTGGCCGGGGGAGCGCCCGCCGCACCCCAGCTGGGCGGCAGCAACAGAGGAATGCTTATGGCTCAGAGTCTGGGCCACAGACTCATCCCGCCCCGTCCGGCCCTGGTGGCGCTGGAGAGCGAAGAGGCTTGGCCCAAAAAGGCGGCGGGGGTCAAAGTCCGTGCCAGAGTCAGACTGGCGGCATCGGGACAGACGGTCAAAGAGAAGGATGGCGATCTGCTTTTTACCGATTACGGGGTAAGCGGTTTGGCGGTTTTGGATCTGAGCCGGGAGGCGAGCCTGAGACTGGCAGAATGGGAACCCTGTGACCTGCTTATCGACCTCCTGCCCCAATGGAGTAAAGAGCGCTTGACAGCATTCTTGACAAAGCGTATCGATCCCCATCGCCGGCTCCCGATCGATCTTTGGCTGGAAGGGGTACTGCATCGCAAACTGGTACCGATCATCCTGGAGAAAAGCGGCCTCAAACTCTCCGACGAATCACAACTCAACCGCAAAAGCATCGGCCGACTCGTCTATGCCGTCAAAAACCTCAAGCTTGCCGTTACTCAGACCCGGGATTTCCGCTACGCCGAAGTGGCGACCGGAGGCATCGACGTCACTCAGGTCGATCCGGAGACGATGGAATCCCGACTCGTTCCCGGACTCTATTTCGCCGGCGAAATCCTCAACGTGGACGGGGATCGGGGCGGCTTCAACTTCCACTGGGCGTGGACGAGCGGGATCAGAGCGGGAATATCAATTGATGATGGATGA
- the typA gene encoding translational GTPase TypA codes for MQKIKNIAVIAHVDHGKTTLVDGLLQQSGTFAAHQEVDERVMDNNDIEKERGITILSKNTAITYGDHKINIIDTPGHADFGGEVERVLKMVDGVLLLVDAQEGVMPQTKFVLKKAIELGLKPIVVVNKIDKPAAEPERVVDEVFDLLVALDANDEQLEFPVLYAAARDGYAKWNLEDENKDLTPLFEAIIEHVPYPEGSADASTQAQVFTLDYDNFVGRIGISRIFNGRIKKGDEYTLLKADGEKTKSRVSKLIGFRGLDRVEIDEAEAGDIVAIAGFNDIDVGDTIADSANPQPLDPLHIEEPTLSVIFSVNDGPLAGTEGKHVTSNKIRERLEKEMETNIAMKMEPLGDASFKVSGRGELQIGILAENMRREGFEFLMARPEVVIKEENGVRMEPFEHLVIDVPEEHQGTVIEKLGKRKAEMSSMTPMPDGTVRIEFEIPARGLIGFRSEFLTDTKGEGVMNHSFLEYRPYTGSVESRTQGALVSMDNGVAVAFSLFNLQARGTLFIEPQAKVYNGMVIGESARPGDLEVNPLKGKQLTNMRTSGADDAIKLVPPRKMTLEQAMEWIEDDELVEVTPENIRIRKKYLDSAARRRAARDKKAAAQS; via the coding sequence ATGCAAAAAATCAAGAACATCGCCGTTATTGCGCACGTCGACCACGGCAAGACAACTCTGGTTGACGGATTGCTTCAGCAATCCGGGACCTTTGCCGCCCACCAGGAAGTGGACGAGCGGGTGATGGACAACAACGACATCGAAAAAGAGCGGGGGATCACCATCCTCTCCAAAAACACCGCCATCACCTACGGAGATCACAAGATCAACATCATCGACACCCCGGGCCACGCCGACTTCGGCGGCGAAGTGGAGCGGGTGCTCAAGATGGTCGACGGCGTTCTGCTGCTGGTGGATGCCCAGGAGGGGGTCATGCCCCAGACAAAATTCGTCCTCAAAAAAGCGATCGAACTGGGCCTCAAGCCTATCGTTGTCGTCAACAAGATCGACAAGCCCGCCGCCGAGCCCGAGCGGGTGGTCGATGAGGTCTTCGACCTGCTCGTGGCATTGGATGCCAATGACGAACAGCTGGAGTTCCCGGTGCTTTATGCCGCCGCCCGCGACGGCTATGCCAAATGGAATCTTGAAGATGAGAACAAAGATCTCACGCCCCTGTTTGAAGCGATCATCGAGCACGTCCCCTATCCCGAAGGATCAGCCGACGCTTCGACCCAGGCGCAGGTCTTTACGCTTGACTACGACAATTTCGTCGGGCGGATCGGGATCAGCCGGATCTTCAACGGTCGGATCAAAAAGGGTGACGAGTATACGCTCCTCAAAGCCGACGGAGAAAAGACCAAGAGCCGCGTAAGCAAGCTCATCGGTTTCCGCGGGTTGGATCGTGTCGAAATCGACGAGGCGGAAGCGGGCGATATCGTCGCCATCGCCGGATTCAACGACATCGACGTCGGAGATACGATCGCCGATTCCGCCAATCCTCAGCCTCTCGATCCTCTGCACATCGAAGAGCCGACCCTTTCAGTCATCTTCAGTGTCAACGACGGCCCGCTGGCGGGTACCGAGGGCAAACACGTCACCTCCAACAAGATCCGCGAGCGCCTCGAAAAAGAGATGGAGACCAATATCGCGATGAAGATGGAGCCCCTGGGGGATGCCAGCTTCAAAGTCTCCGGACGGGGAGAGCTGCAGATCGGCATTCTCGCCGAAAATATGCGCCGGGAAGGCTTCGAGTTTCTCATGGCCCGTCCCGAAGTCGTCATCAAAGAGGAGAACGGGGTTCGCATGGAGCCTTTCGAGCATCTGGTCATCGATGTCCCCGAAGAGCATCAGGGAACGGTCATCGAAAAGCTGGGTAAACGCAAAGCCGAGATGAGCTCCATGACCCCGATGCCCGACGGCACGGTCCGGATCGAATTCGAGATTCCCGCCCGGGGCCTCATCGGCTTTCGCAGCGAATTCCTCACCGATACCAAAGGTGAAGGGGTCATGAACCACTCCTTCCTGGAGTACCGCCCCTATACCGGCAGCGTCGAGAGCCGAACCCAGGGAGCGCTGGTCTCTATGGACAACGGTGTCGCAGTCGCCTTCAGCCTCTTCAACCTTCAGGCCCGTGGTACCCTCTTTATCGAGCCTCAGGCGAAGGTGTATAATGGAATGGTGATTGGAGAGAGCGCCCGTCCCGGTGACTTGGAAGTCAATCCCCTCAAAGGGAAACAATTGACCAACATGCGCACCAGCGGTGCCGACGACGCCATCAAGCTGGTCCCGCCCCGCAAAATGACCCTGGAGCAGGCGATGGAGTGGATCGAAGATGACGAATTGGTCGAAGTAACCCCCGAAAACATCCGCATCCGCAAAAAGTATCTCGATTCCGCCGCCCGCCGCCGGGCCGCCCGGGATAAGAAAGCCGCGGCGCAGAGCTGA